The genomic DNA TCGTATTCACTTTTGCCTTTTCACTCGCGGTCGCCGTTCGCATCAGCGACACCGTACCACTCTTTGCGGTGCGAGTGGCGGCGTACAGTTGCATGCTCAGTGTGGCCTTCTTCGTTTACATGATTGACCACGTGGGAAAATTCCTGCGGCCCAGCGGCGTCCTCCGCATCGTCGCCTCCCTGGGGCGTCAGGTCATACGAGACATCTATCCTCAACCTTTCGAAGAATCGGAAGCGAAGACATCGGAACCTGGCGGCGCAGGCGAAGCCACGCGGACGATCATCAGTACAAAGACTGGCGTGGTCCTCGCGGTCAACGTCCGCGGGCTTGTGTCGCTGGCCCAACGCCATAATTGCTTGATTGAACTCGTTCCGCAGGTCGGCGAATTCATCGCCCTTGAAGAGCCGCTCTTTCGCATTCTCCAAGGCGGCGCGGAATTGCCTGCGAGCGACTTGCACAATTCGATTGCCGTGGGGTCCGAGCGCACCATCGAACAGGACCCGGCCTTCGCATTCCGGATCATCGTCGACATCGCCTCCAAGGGCCTTTCGCCCGCCATCAACGACCCGACGACCGCCGTGTTGGCGATTGACCAGATTCATCGCCTTCTGCGCATGGTCGGTCTGCGCCATCTCGACGAGGGGATTGTTCGAGATGCGCAGGGCTGCATTCGTCTCATGTACCGGACGCCGGACTGGGAGGATTTCGTCTATCTCGCCGTGACGGAAATCCGCAATTTCGGGGGCACAAGCATCCAGATCTCGCGACGCTTGCGAGCCATGCTCGATAATCTGATTCATACGTTGCCGCCGCAGCGCGCGCCGATACTTCGACAGGAACTGAACCGCCTGCAACGCTCCGCCGAACGCAATTTCCCGGAATTGGATGACCGCGCGCTGGCCGGGGTCAGCGATTCCCAGGGTGTCGGCGGCACGCGCGAAACAAACTCGCAAGAGGTCTGACAACAGTTAGAATAACGGCATGGCCTCGATCCTCACGAGCCGCCTCGGAAACTTCATCCCGATTCTAAGCATGTTCCGGTCGTACTCGCGCTACGGGTTGGGTTCTGACCTGCTCGCCGGCCTCAGCGTGTGCGTCGTCATGATCCCCTCGGTCATCGCCTACGCCGAGTTAGCGGGACTGTCGCCGGTTCATGGGTTGTATGCCGCGCTGGCCGGCCTTGTCGGCTACGCACTGTTCGCCAGCTCGCGACAAGTCATCGCCGGACCCGACGCGGCCATCACACTTCTCGTTGCCGGCGCCGTCGGACCGCTCGCCGCCGACGATCCGTCGCGCGCGGTCACCCTGGCCGCGATCACCGCCCTCCTCGGCGGGGGATTGATGCTACTGGCGGGGTGGCTCCGGGCCGGCGTCGTCGCCGACTTCATTTCCAAACCCGTGCTGGTGGGATATCTGACCGGGGCGGCATTGATCTTGATTTCCACGCAACTCGGCAAGCTCCTGGGCATCCGCGCCCACGAGCACGACTTTTTTCCGCTCCTGGCGGAGTTGGCGCGCCGTTTGCGCGAGACCCACCCCCTGACCCTCGGCATAGGCGTGGGGTTTATCGCCGTGCTTGAAGTGCTGCGGCGGGTCGCGCCGCGGATCCCCGGGGCGCTGGTCGTGTTTATTGTCGCGCTCATTATCTCCAGCTTGTTTGATCTTGGGGGTCGCGGTGTCAGCGTCGTCGGATTTGTCCCGCGCGGCCTGCCCGCGTTTCGTTTTCCCACCCTATCGCTTCAGGATATTCGTGAACTCCTGCCCGCGGCGGTCGGCATCGTCATGTTGACCTTTCCGGAAGCCGTCCTGCTGGCCCGCGCGTTCGCCGCGCGAAACCGGTATGACATTCGCCCCAACCAGGAACTCTACGCCCTGGCCGCGGCCAACGTCGCCGCCGGGTTGTTTCAGGGCTTCTCCGTCGGGGCCAGCCAATCCCGTACGACGGTGAACGAAGCCGCGGGCGGGAAAACCCAGCTCGCCAGCCTGATCGCCGCCGGGGCGCTGGTCGGTTTTCTCCTTTTCCTCACCCCCCTGCTACGCCCGCTCCCCACGGTCGCGCTCGCCTCGATCCTGATCTCCGCCGGCGTACATCTCATCGAAATACACGAATACCGCGTACTCTTCCGGGGAAGTCGCAAGGGCTTCGTACTGGCCCTCGTCGTCGCCGCTGGCGTGCTGCTGGTCGGCGTGGTCCCGGGCATCCTGATCGGCGTCATGGCGTCGTTGATTTATGTCCTGGCGCGTCTGGCCCGCCCATTGGACGCAGTCTTGCGCGAAGTGCCCGAATCGGGGCGATTTCACGATCTGGGTGAGGCGCCGGAGGCCGAGACAGTCCCCGGTCTGATCGCGTATCGGTTTTACGCGCCGCTCTTCTTTGCCAACGCCGAGTACTTCGTACAGCGCGTTCGGGAGTTGATCGCCTCCAGCCCCCATCCGGTTCGCTGCTTCCTGATCGACATGCAGGCGGTGTGGGAGGTCGACGTGACTGCGTCCGAGGCGTTGATCCGACTGGCGGATGAATTACAGAAGGACCATGTGGCCCTGGGGATCGCCCGCGCGAACCGACCGCTCCGCGAGAAACTCGAGCGCATCGGGCTGCACGAAAAGGCTGACGGGATAAAGTACTATCCATCCGTTCACGCGGCGATTGACGCTTTTCGTCGTGAAGCGGCGGACACGCAGGGCGCGGACAGTTCGCCTGCTTGAAACCTGTGAAGGAGTGATCTTGTCGCTCGAACGGATTACTAACCTCCTGGTGACGATCACGTTGATCGAAATGATGCTGGCCATCGGGCTCGGCGTCACCTTCGCCGAACTGGGCGCCGTTGCCCGGAACCGCGGGCTGCTCCTGCGGGCGGCGCTGGCCAACTATGTCTGCGTCCCCGCCTTTACGGTCGCGCTATTGTTTCTCTTCCACGCCCAGCCAATGGTCGCGGCGGGTTTTCTCATCCTCGCGGTTTGCCCCGGAGCCCCTTTTGGACCGGCCTGCACCGCGCTCGCCCGAGGCAACGTCAGCACCGCCGTCGGCACGATGGTGTTTCTGGCCGGGTCGTCGGCCCTACTCGCACCCCTGATGCTCCGCTTCCTTCTTCCGCTCATGGGGGGAAATCAGCCGCTCCAGGTGGACGCGGCGGGCATGGTGACCGCACTATTTGCCACTCAATTGGCCCCGCTGATGATCGGTCTCGCCGTGCGGCACGGGTGGCCATCGGTGGCGCAGAAAGTGAAATCCCCGTCGGACAAACTGAGCGCGATTCTCAGCCTGGTTACTCTCGGTTTTCTTCTGGTCATTCAATTTCCCGCGCTCAAGGAGATTCGGCTCGTCGGCTTCGGGGGCATGGGGATTCTGTTGATCGCCAGTCTGGCCTCCGGATGGATCCTGGGCGGCCCGGGCCGCGCTGATCGCAGTGCCCTGGCCCTGACCACATCGCTGCGCAACGTCGGCGTCGGACTGGTCATCGCGACGCGGACCTTCGCCGACACGCCCGCAGTGCTCGCCGTCGCGGCCTATGGCATCGTGGAGATCATCGGCTCCGTGCTGGTCGCTCTGTGGTGGCGCCGTTGATCAACAGTCGGTGTTCGGGGTCCCGACACTTTGCGGCGCACGTATCCGACGATCCATTGTTCAAGCTCGTCGATACCGGAATGAGTTCTTGCGCTCGTCAAGACGACCGGCGTGTGGGAATTGATGCGACGAATGTCCTGAATTGCGCTCGCCACCTTGAAGTTCGTATGGGGAAGCAGGTCACACTTCGTCAACAAGATGAGGGCAGCGTTCTTGAAGAGGAGTGGATACTTGGAAGGTTTGTCGTCGCCTTCGGCTACGCTCAGTACGCTGATGCGATCATGCTCGCCCAGGTTAAAGTTGGCCGGACAAATCGGGTTCCCGACGTTTTCGATGATGATCAAATCGAGGCTTTCCAGGGACAATCGAGCCAGGGCCTGTTGGACGAGGGTCGCATTCAAGTGACATCCGCCATCCGTCAAGAGTTGAATCACGGGTACGTCGAGCCGCGCAATCCGTTCGGAATCGCGGGTCGTGGCGAGATCGCCTTCCAGCACCGCGACGCGCAAGGTGTCCTTCATCGCACGCAACAACTCCTCCAGAATAGAGGTTTTGCCGCTCCCGGCGCCGCCGAGAAGATTGAAGCACACGATACCGTGGCGATCCAGCAGCGCCCTGTTCTCGCATGCGGCGTCGTCGTTACGCTGAAAGACGTTGCGGAGCACCTCAATCGTCGTCATCATCGTGAAACTCCCGTCTCGCAATCCGCCGCTGTTGGTTTGCTCGGCTGGGTGAACTCGTCGTCCGACTCAACGTCGATGGACGTCAACTCCAGTTCATCGCCGCCGGAGACGTCGGTTCCTTCGGCCCCACAGGCCGGGCAATCCCACCGGCCGTCTTGAATTGGGAAGCGGACATCGCATTTTCCACAAGCGGCGCTGAGATCCGTCTTTTCGATTAACAATCGGCTCGATTCACAGAGCGTTCCCTGGCGGGCGACGTTGAAGGCTTCCTGCAGCAGCCAGGAGTCCACCTGTCTCAACACGCCGAGTCGGCAGCGCACGCAAAGGACCGCTCGTGCCCCAAAACGCTCGGCCTCACGGTCTGCCGCCTCCACGAGGGACCGAGCTACCGCCAATTCATGCATGGCATGGCTCCAATTCTTTGAGCCATGCTTGAACGTCGTTCAGAATGGCGTTGCACACCTTGGGGACCGCCGTATTCACGGGCGCGGAGAGTTCTTCGCCGTAGCCGCAATTCTCGACTGCGATGGCATAAATCCAGGATTCATGTGGGAGGAGGGCGAGACTCTCAGACAAGTTGAGCGCGAGGTCCACACTGAGCCCGTGCGTGTCTCTTGCATTGCGAGAGTGAAGGCGATGGCCGTCCCTCCCGTAAACGAGGCGCTGAAAGCTGCCCGGAGGATTCGCTACCGAGCCTCGGGCCGCATCCACGAGAATGAGCAACGCGATTCCGTCAAGCCAGTTGGGAATGTCGGCGGCTGGCGCTTCCGTCAAATAAATCCGGGCGCCAGACAGTCTCGGATTCTTCATGAGCGCTTCGACGACGCACAGCCCCACTTGATCGTCCGCGCGCAGCCAGCGACCGCAGCCGACGATGCAAACCTGTTGTAGCCGGTCCGGACACATGTTCATATCCATTCCACATCAAGAAAATGGGTTGCGCAGGAAATGCAGGGGTCGTAGGCGCGCACCAGCATCTCCAGTTGCAATGTCATCTCTTCTTTGGCCTTTCCGGCCTGGAGCAGTTGCTTCACCAAGGCGCGCATGTCTTCTTCTATGTTGGCGAGGTTCTGGCCGGTGGGGATAATCAGGTTCGCGCTCTCGATTCGGCCCTTGGAATCGAGACCGTATTCATGAAAAAGCAGGCCCCGTGGAACTTCCGCGGCTCCCGCACCAAGTTCGAACCGCGCCGGGGCAGCGAGCGGTTCGACCGCGAGCCCGCGGGTCAGCAGTTCATCGATAAACTCGATGCACGTCTCCACGCAATGCACGGTTTCCACGAGCTGGGCGGTGTTGTTGTGAAAAGGATTATTGCAAGGCGCAGCCAAACCCAGTGTCTTCGCAACGGCCTTCGCCGCCGGATGGAGTTGATCGTGGTTGTTATTGAAGCGCGCCAGCGCGCCGACGGCAAAGGTGCTCGAAACGGGCGTCCGGCAATGTTTGGCCGCCGAGTGCGGAACGACGGTTTCCATGACGCGTTGACGATAGTCCGCGACCTTCGTCGGCCGAGGGTCCTTGGTCGATACGATGTCGCCATCGTAGAAGGCGTACTCGCCATTGTTCGTAACCTTGAGAGACAGGTATTCGGTGTCGCGATTCAGGGCGGGGACTTTTAATTGGGAAAAAAGGGCGACCGTCTCCGCCAGGTCCTCCCGGGAATCCTCCAGCCGCCGCTTGAGGTCCGTCAGCGCATCACTTGCGGGAACGTGGGTCATCCCGCCCACGTGCAAGGCGATGGGATGAATGTGCCGTCCTCCAACGGCCGCGCAGATGTCATTGGCCAGCTTCTTCATCCGCAGCGCCCGTTGAACCACTGTTGGATGAGTTTTTGCAAGGGGAATGACCGACCCTACGCCGAGGTAGTCGGGCACAGCCAGAAAATACAGATGAAGGAAGTGGCTCTGCAGCTCCTCGCCATAGAGGATCAGTTTTCGCAGCAAGACGGTTTGGTCGCTTGGTGTAATGCCGCACGCTGCCTCGATGGCCTTGAGGCTCGCGGTCGTGTGCCCCACGCTGCAAATGCCACAAATCCGGCAGGTGATATGCGGCGCTTCGTCGAAGCGGCGGCCGCGCAAAAACGATTCGAAAAAGCGCGGACTCTCGACGATCTGAAGCTCGAGCCGCGTAATTTCGCCATCGTCGAGCCGGACGGCGATGTTGCCGTGGCCCTCGACGCGGGTGACTTCCTTTACATCGATGGTGACGCTCTTCATGAGAGCTCTTCCTTCTGGAACGCGCCATAGAGCCGCAGGCCGGCCAGGACTTCCTCGGCAGGAACGCCGTATTGCTCATGCATGTTCCTGACGAAGGCCTTCAATGCCTCGTCGCCAAGGATTCCGCGGCATCCTTCGCATTTCGATCCATACTGGGGGCAGATCGCCGCGCATCCTGCGCGCGTGATGGGGCCGAGACAGATCTGACCGATGTCGTAGAGGCAGCGATATTCATGCTTTTTGCACTCCACGCAGACCGGGTACGTCGGCAAATGGAACGTGCGGCCGCTCAGGACGCATTTGACGAACCGCAGGAATTCCTCGCGCACCATGGGGCAACCCGGCAACTCGTAATCCACCTTGACGACGGCCGAGAGTGGGCGCGCGTCGAGCGTCGGGAAGTGGATCGCCTTGTCGCCATATACGTATTGGCGATATTCTTCGGGATCCTGGTATTTCTTAAGCGTATTGATGCCGCCCAGGCACGCGCAGGCCCCGATTCCCACGAGGGTCTTGCAGCACTTGCGAAAGTGCCGGATTTCCTCCTCGTCGTGCGGAGTTGAGACAGCGCCGTCCACAAAGCCGATATCGATGTCCCACTCGCGTTCGGACTTGCCTTCGCGGAAATTGACGATTTCAACGGCGCCGAGGATATCCAGCAACTGATCTTCCAGCTCCAGGATGGCCAGTGAGCAGCCTTCGCACCCCGTGAGGCTGAAGACGGCAATGCGCGGCTGCCGGGCGCTATCCGGCTCACCCACGGCTTGACCAACGGGGCAACCGATCGACGGAAGGATGTTGGGGACTGGTTTCATTCGATCGCCTCACGCACGGTGGCCAACTCCGAATATTTGAAAACCGGCCCCTCCATGCATGCATAGAGGTTATTGACCTGGCAATGTCCGCATTTACCAATGCCGCACTTCATCCGTCGCTCCAGCGAGCAGTACACATTGCCGGCGGGAATGTTGCGCTCGAGCAGTTCGAGCATGACGAATTTGAACATGACCGGCGGCCCTATGACGACGGCACGCGTCCTTGCCGGGTTCAGGGGGGGCAACTCGGTAAACAGGCGCGTCACCACACCCGTGTGCCCGTGCCAGGAGGCGCTCGCGTGGTCGACCGTGACGCGACATTGGAGGCGCGGGTCGGATTGCCAGGCCTCCAGCTCATCGCGGAAGAGCAACTCGGGCGGCGAGTGCGCTCCATAGAGCAGATGAAATGCACCGAAGCGGTCGCGCTTGTCCAGGATATAGTGAATGAGCGAACGGGCTGGTGCGAGCGCACATCCGCCGGCTACGATCACGATGTCTCGGCCCTCGAGGGCCTTAGTGTCGAAGCCGTGGCCCAACGGTCCGCGAATGCCGATGGTGTCTCCCGCGCAGAGGCCATGTATTTTGGACGTAACATCGCCGACTCGGCGGACGGCCAGCTCAAAGGTCTGGGGCCGCGTCGGGGACGAGCAGATGGAGATCGGGCACTCGCCGACGCCGAAGATAGAGACTTGAACGAACTGCCCCGGAGTGTGGTCCAGCGGCGAACCGCTTTGCAGATGCAGTTCGTAGTGTTTCTCCAGCGCCGTAAGGCTGCGCACCGACAGTACGTCCGCCGGCTCGGGCAGATACACGTCGGTGGGGTCGGCGCAAGTGGTTTCAACGGTACGCATGGGACCTCCCAGCAATGAGAGTGGGCGCTGCCGGCTCGGCGTTCCAGCCCGTCGTCGAATCGTCGTCACTGCCGCGCTGCCCTGGGACGAAGTCATTCCCCGGCTCAAGCGGCGCGGGGGGCGATTCCGAGCAAGTCACGAGGGCATCGGTCACGGCGGCGCGGGGAGCGGGAGCATCGCACGGCGGAAGTCGCAGCGTGCATTGCGTTCCGCAGCCCGGTACGGAACGAATGTCGATCCGCCCGCCCGCCTGTTCGACCACTGCGCCGATGATCGCCAACCCAAGTCCTGATCCAGGGATCCCGGCCGCCAGAGCGTTGTTTCCACGGCGATACGCGTCGAACGTGGCGGCTCCGTTGCGATGAAGCTGAGCGAGGAGGTCCGCGTCAAAACCGATGCCGGTGT from Phycisphaerae bacterium includes the following:
- a CDS encoding hydrogenase maturation nickel metallochaperone HypA, which encodes MHELAVARSLVEAADREAERFGARAVLCVRCRLGVLRQVDSWLLQEAFNVARQGTLCESSRLLIEKTDLSAACGKCDVRFPIQDGRWDCPACGAEGTDVSGGDELELTSIDVESDDEFTQPSKPTAADCETGVSR
- the hypB gene encoding hydrogenase nickel incorporation protein HypB gives rise to the protein MMTTIEVLRNVFQRNDDAACENRALLDRHGIVCFNLLGGAGSGKTSILEELLRAMKDTLRVAVLEGDLATTRDSERIARLDVPVIQLLTDGGCHLNATLVQQALARLSLESLDLIIIENVGNPICPANFNLGEHDRISVLSVAEGDDKPSKYPLLFKNAALILLTKCDLLPHTNFKVASAIQDIRRINSHTPVVLTSARTHSGIDELEQWIVGYVRRKVSGPRTPTVDQRRHHRATSTEPMISTMP
- the sulP gene encoding sulfate permease, producing the protein MASILTSRLGNFIPILSMFRSYSRYGLGSDLLAGLSVCVVMIPSVIAYAELAGLSPVHGLYAALAGLVGYALFASSRQVIAGPDAAITLLVAGAVGPLAADDPSRAVTLAAITALLGGGLMLLAGWLRAGVVADFISKPVLVGYLTGAALILISTQLGKLLGIRAHEHDFFPLLAELARRLRETHPLTLGIGVGFIAVLEVLRRVAPRIPGALVVFIVALIISSLFDLGGRGVSVVGFVPRGLPAFRFPTLSLQDIRELLPAAVGIVMLTFPEAVLLARAFAARNRYDIRPNQELYALAAANVAAGLFQGFSVGASQSRTTVNEAAGGKTQLASLIAAGALVGFLLFLTPLLRPLPTVALASILISAGVHLIEIHEYRVLFRGSRKGFVLALVVAAGVLLVGVVPGILIGVMASLIYVLARLARPLDAVLREVPESGRFHDLGEAPEAETVPGLIAYRFYAPLFFANAEYFVQRVRELIASSPHPVRCFLIDMQAVWEVDVTASEALIRLADELQKDHVALGIARANRPLREKLERIGLHEKADGIKYYPSVHAAIDAFRREAADTQGADSSPA
- a CDS encoding hydrogenase maturation protease, which translates into the protein MDMNMCPDRLQQVCIVGCGRWLRADDQVGLCVVEALMKNPRLSGARIYLTEAPAADIPNWLDGIALLILVDAARGSVANPPGSFQRLVYGRDGHRLHSRNARDTHGLSVDLALNLSESLALLPHESWIYAIAVENCGYGEELSAPVNTAVPKVCNAILNDVQAWLKELEPCHA
- a CDS encoding DUF2254 domain-containing protein codes for the protein MNWLQWYRVRTYVRSSIWILPVFGLVAAALSGPLVFWTDKWIPSKSTFDPGATRELLETLAASMFTLIVFVSSALLLAIQLASAQLTPRVISLFFKDRVTKLALTIFVFTFAFSLAVAVRISDTVPLFAVRVAAYSCMLSVAFFVYMIDHVGKFLRPSGVLRIVASLGRQVIRDIYPQPFEESEAKTSEPGGAGEATRTIISTKTGVVLAVNVRGLVSLAQRHNCLIELVPQVGEFIALEEPLFRILQGGAELPASDLHNSIAVGSERTIEQDPAFAFRIIVDIASKGLSPAINDPTTAVLAIDQIHRLLRMVGLRHLDEGIVRDAQGCIRLMYRTPDWEDFVYLAVTEIRNFGGTSIQISRRLRAMLDNLIHTLPPQRAPILRQELNRLQRSAERNFPELDDRALAGVSDSQGVGGTRETNSQEV
- a CDS encoding bile acid:sodium symporter, which produces MSLERITNLLVTITLIEMMLAIGLGVTFAELGAVARNRGLLLRAALANYVCVPAFTVALLFLFHAQPMVAAGFLILAVCPGAPFGPACTALARGNVSTAVGTMVFLAGSSALLAPLMLRFLLPLMGGNQPLQVDAAGMVTALFATQLAPLMIGLAVRHGWPSVAQKVKSPSDKLSAILSLVTLGFLLVIQFPALKEIRLVGFGGMGILLIASLASGWILGGPGRADRSALALTTSLRNVGVGLVIATRTFADTPAVLAVAAYGIVEIIGSVLVALWWRR
- a CDS encoding Ni/Fe hydrogenase subunit alpha, with translation MKSVTIDVKEVTRVEGHGNIAVRLDDGEITRLELQIVESPRFFESFLRGRRFDEAPHITCRICGICSVGHTTASLKAIEAACGITPSDQTVLLRKLILYGEELQSHFLHLYFLAVPDYLGVGSVIPLAKTHPTVVQRALRMKKLANDICAAVGGRHIHPIALHVGGMTHVPASDALTDLKRRLEDSREDLAETVALFSQLKVPALNRDTEYLSLKVTNNGEYAFYDGDIVSTKDPRPTKVADYRQRVMETVVPHSAAKHCRTPVSSTFAVGALARFNNNHDQLHPAAKAVAKTLGLAAPCNNPFHNNTAQLVETVHCVETCIEFIDELLTRGLAVEPLAAPARFELGAGAAEVPRGLLFHEYGLDSKGRIESANLIIPTGQNLANIEEDMRALVKQLLQAGKAKEEMTLQLEMLVRAYDPCISCATHFLDVEWI
- a CDS encoding FAD/NAD(P)-binding protein is translated as MRTVETTCADPTDVYLPEPADVLSVRSLTALEKHYELHLQSGSPLDHTPGQFVQVSIFGVGECPISICSSPTRPQTFELAVRRVGDVTSKIHGLCAGDTIGIRGPLGHGFDTKALEGRDIVIVAGGCALAPARSLIHYILDKRDRFGAFHLLYGAHSPPELLFRDELEAWQSDPRLQCRVTVDHASASWHGHTGVVTRLFTELPPLNPARTRAVVIGPPVMFKFVMLELLERNIPAGNVYCSLERRMKCGIGKCGHCQVNNLYACMEGPVFKYSELATVREAIE